A window of the Streptomyces sp. NBC_00454 genome harbors these coding sequences:
- a CDS encoding DNA/RNA non-specific endonuclease, producing the protein MNAISTPPDRASGAEARQGSFADRTGYDESFLGTVVPLPLPAAAGIETVVLPYTHFTVVLRPDRRLAASTAVCIDGVQLLEDVPRDDNWGFDPRVPEAQQAGNDIYRDNSLDRGHLVRRLDPVWGAAAEADRANLDTFHFTNAAPQQDIFNQGKELWQGLENYLLDHASQFDRKLSVFTGPVLHDSDPPYRGIQVPLRFWKVAAFVQNGQLASTGYVLDQSPDLSRDRERAMAGATPGDPPPLGPFRTFQVPVTDIVELTGLDLGPLPAADLMPVTRAPAERWKPLQSYEDMVLGG; encoded by the coding sequence ATGAACGCAATTAGCACGCCGCCGGACCGGGCTTCGGGCGCCGAGGCACGGCAGGGCTCCTTCGCCGATCGCACCGGCTACGACGAGTCCTTCCTCGGTACCGTCGTCCCGCTCCCTCTCCCGGCCGCCGCCGGGATCGAGACCGTGGTCCTCCCCTACACCCACTTCACCGTCGTCCTGCGCCCAGACCGCAGGCTGGCCGCCTCCACCGCCGTCTGCATCGACGGCGTGCAGCTCCTGGAGGACGTACCCCGCGACGACAACTGGGGGTTCGACCCCCGCGTACCCGAGGCCCAGCAGGCCGGCAACGACATCTACCGCGACAACTCCCTGGACCGGGGGCACCTGGTCCGCCGTCTGGACCCGGTCTGGGGTGCCGCGGCCGAGGCCGACCGCGCGAACCTGGACACCTTCCACTTCACCAACGCGGCCCCGCAGCAGGACATCTTCAACCAGGGCAAGGAGCTGTGGCAGGGGCTGGAGAACTATCTGCTCGACCACGCGTCCCAGTTCGACCGCAAGCTGTCCGTCTTCACCGGTCCCGTCCTGCACGACTCCGATCCGCCCTACCGGGGCATCCAGGTGCCGCTGCGCTTCTGGAAGGTGGCCGCCTTCGTCCAGAACGGCCAATTGGCCTCGACCGGGTACGTCCTCGACCAGAGCCCGGACCTCAGCCGGGACCGCGAGCGGGCGATGGCGGGCGCCACGCCCGGCGATCCGCCGCCGCTCGGCCCGTTCCGCACGTTCCAGGTGCCGGTCACCGACATCGTCGAGCTCACCGGCCTCGACCTCGGGCCGCTGCCGGCCGCCGACCTCATGCCCGTCACCCGCGCACCCGCGGAGCGGTGGAAACCTCTGCAGAGCTACGAGGACATGGTCCTGGGCGGCTGA
- a CDS encoding caspase family protein — translation MPTGLSIHVGLNKVDPAAYDGWDGSLLACENDARDMAALARAGGFGDTVILTGEGTVENITGELRKAAGRLKSGDILLFTYSGHGGQMANVVGSDDEPDRLDETLVFFDRQFLDDELYREFGRFEEGVRIFALLDSCHSGSAIESIQGMLTPEALESHFQTRDPGQVEAASRLMPVYAQEQIFARDRVFYEGLQRELKDGDSGRPAPGAVLIAACQDNQVASDGDVNGLFTANLLKVWGKGAFEGDYRTFHRDIQKRMPAIQSPNFYTTGSPADGFLKQKPFTV, via the coding sequence GTGCCCACTGGCCTGTCCATCCACGTCGGTCTGAACAAGGTCGATCCCGCCGCATACGACGGCTGGGACGGATCCCTCCTGGCCTGCGAGAACGATGCCCGTGACATGGCGGCGCTGGCCCGCGCCGGCGGGTTCGGCGACACCGTGATCCTGACCGGCGAGGGCACGGTGGAGAACATCACCGGGGAACTGCGCAAGGCGGCCGGACGGCTCAAGAGCGGGGACATCCTGCTCTTCACCTACTCGGGCCACGGCGGCCAGATGGCGAACGTCGTGGGATCGGACGACGAGCCCGACCGGCTGGACGAGACGCTGGTGTTCTTCGACCGCCAATTCCTCGATGACGAGCTGTACCGCGAGTTCGGGCGGTTCGAGGAGGGGGTCAGGATCTTCGCCCTGCTGGACTCCTGTCACAGCGGAAGCGCCATCGAGTCCATCCAGGGAATGCTCACCCCGGAGGCGCTGGAGTCCCACTTCCAGACCCGTGACCCGGGCCAGGTGGAGGCGGCGTCCCGGCTGATGCCGGTGTACGCGCAAGAACAGATCTTCGCCCGGGACCGGGTGTTCTACGAGGGTCTCCAGCGCGAACTCAAGGACGGCGACAGCGGCCGCCCGGCGCCCGGCGCCGTGCTCATCGCCGCCTGCCAGGACAACCAGGTGGCGTCCGACGGAGACGTCAACGGACTGTTCACCGCGAACCTTCTCAAGGTGTGGGGGAAGGGCGCCTTCGAGGGCGACTACCGCACCTTCCACCGCGACATCCAAAAGCGCATGCCCGCCATCCAGAGCCCGAACTTCTACACGACGGGCAGCCCGGCGGACGGCTTCCTCAAGCAGAAGCCGTTCACCGTCTGA
- a CDS encoding AAA family ATPase: MSPKDTEWGLVTELVRDHFFVSGEPRPKLIQFGFSPEFVSRIPLNYVSSDNSVALVEAVRNSGIEMQLLLLSTLTQMDTLTSLPAGKEAERLQSELEEAVRLHISPQDFFLSSVLGNGAEVFIDRVDFRRRIREFLENPDKTVLVVDGEPDSGRSYSYKLIRHIGEHCNFRPVRVTLNRTSTAEQVVQRLTECVADPVPATLSDTAPAPLSPLNPTQLNDPLPEIDAAVHRAVSQATTAAGQYWLVLDDCDKLDVNSDVWDCIGKLALTIHNQRPTPPDVPPRLVLLGYSPTMRQLPYEIRRNEVRDTARMFGPEDLREFFRQFFTETSPSTPPDVQRISDLVETAVPAVLQACEAGGPDSYMRKICSAAAASVRLYGALTPGEDFGAHLSERLIAATAPGPADVSDLRKAYREAASLMSRFDPARLKLPGEEEPSAGAAVELLPDCRAVGARNTFTWVLKSEVRDTALGGFAGPEGARRALLANLEQIPPGPGPERTALAYLDGAPPDLAHQKLDELPHTLQAVLWLAQIPGITGIPESAEIQRLLDRARLMQPLERLACSSFQGRAEELARLRAYIGLPTALQDEFTRAVGTGTKRPVLVHGLGGVGKSTLLATFLRDSLRDFPTTFPFAYVDFARPTLSAHEPATLIAEMARQLSVQYPEHRPDFDALAHACEETVGLHRAEEGTVDELYELATTRATMARLSQSGVHALASAREGMLAAQLATLVVQAVGVPAEDQPPLVLVIDSFEEAQYSGSPELGRMWGLWSALQKVHPRLRTVVAGRLLKKHPARVVEPLTIELTDLGPEASVALLVSSGVTDERLAQELADRVGGNPLSLKLAARAAEQEGDRAESLNELIDSLPRRRRHFYRKVDQMLIQGTLYERILRRIGDPDVRALAQAGMALRTITPGLVREVLAGPCGLTVDSDLEAERLFELFSRLDQVESAGPGTVRHRADLRAIMLRLADRARADVMRAVGQRAVGYYAALEGLEPRAEEIYHRLRLNENPRDVESRWLPGVERFLVGADEDMAGRSAAYLAGRFGGHTPDEVMAEADQEDWERIAAREVEDLLSQGYTEAAAARIEGRRPWTSGSPLHPLWVEILDRLGRRTEARAAADAAVERADADGFPALQLELLLVSARLAEADGDLAEADDDLAEAEEVATGLGKDFEALGALLTRAQLASRTEEHGQEAGSRLAERLRRLPDAELVRQPALVRAAVAEVSRDHPRILEHALDVVGLPETEDGVLDVLGQAIARVVADRPELRASLLRLLEDSAGSPDRSAAVLRSATGVTHQEVPGMLREARRLGTLDRLASGLLSLDDRSGELASGVAAAMGAGAAGPAVRTGTGPVASEPGEADPSAESPAEGNGHLAA, from the coding sequence ATGTCTCCCAAAGACACCGAATGGGGACTCGTCACCGAACTGGTGCGGGACCACTTCTTCGTTTCCGGCGAACCCCGACCCAAGCTGATCCAGTTCGGGTTCTCACCCGAGTTCGTGAGCAGAATCCCGCTGAATTACGTGAGCAGCGATAATTCGGTCGCCCTGGTCGAGGCAGTGCGGAACAGTGGCATCGAAATGCAACTCCTGCTCCTCAGCACGCTCACGCAGATGGACACGCTCACCTCCCTCCCGGCCGGAAAAGAGGCCGAGCGCCTCCAGAGCGAGCTGGAGGAGGCCGTACGGCTGCACATTTCACCCCAGGACTTCTTCCTCAGCAGCGTGCTCGGCAACGGCGCCGAGGTCTTCATCGACCGGGTGGATTTCCGGAGGCGGATCCGCGAATTCCTCGAGAATCCCGACAAGACCGTTCTGGTGGTGGACGGAGAGCCGGACAGCGGGCGCTCCTACAGCTACAAGCTGATCCGGCACATAGGCGAGCACTGCAATTTCCGCCCGGTGCGGGTGACGTTGAACCGGACGTCGACCGCCGAGCAGGTGGTCCAGCGGCTCACCGAGTGTGTCGCGGACCCGGTCCCGGCGACGCTCTCGGACACGGCCCCCGCACCCCTCTCCCCATTGAATCCGACACAATTGAACGATCCACTACCCGAGATCGACGCGGCGGTGCACCGCGCCGTCAGCCAGGCCACCACCGCGGCCGGGCAGTACTGGCTGGTGCTGGACGACTGCGACAAGCTCGACGTCAATTCCGACGTCTGGGACTGCATCGGCAAGCTGGCCCTGACCATCCACAATCAGAGGCCGACGCCGCCGGACGTACCGCCCCGGCTGGTGCTGCTCGGGTACTCGCCGACGATGCGCCAGCTCCCGTACGAGATACGCAGGAACGAGGTCAGGGACACCGCCCGGATGTTCGGCCCGGAGGATCTGCGCGAGTTCTTCCGGCAGTTCTTCACCGAGACTTCGCCTTCGACTCCCCCGGACGTCCAGCGGATCTCCGACCTCGTGGAAACGGCCGTCCCCGCCGTTCTGCAGGCCTGTGAGGCCGGCGGCCCGGACAGCTACATGCGCAAGATCTGCTCGGCGGCAGCGGCATCGGTCCGCCTCTACGGCGCGCTCACCCCCGGCGAGGACTTCGGCGCGCACCTGAGCGAGCGTCTGATTGCGGCGACCGCCCCCGGTCCCGCAGACGTGTCGGACCTGCGCAAGGCCTACCGGGAAGCGGCTTCCCTGATGAGCCGCTTCGACCCCGCGCGGCTGAAGCTGCCCGGCGAGGAGGAGCCGTCCGCAGGGGCCGCGGTAGAGCTGCTGCCCGATTGCCGGGCCGTAGGCGCGCGCAACACCTTCACCTGGGTACTCAAGTCGGAGGTCCGCGACACGGCGCTGGGCGGCTTCGCCGGTCCGGAAGGGGCCCGCCGCGCCCTGCTGGCCAACCTGGAGCAGATCCCGCCCGGTCCGGGCCCGGAACGCACGGCGCTGGCCTACCTCGACGGCGCGCCCCCGGACCTCGCCCACCAGAAGCTGGACGAGCTGCCGCACACGCTGCAGGCGGTGTTGTGGCTCGCGCAGATCCCCGGCATCACCGGCATCCCCGAGAGCGCGGAGATCCAGCGACTGCTCGACCGGGCGCGGCTGATGCAGCCACTCGAACGCCTCGCATGCAGCTCCTTCCAGGGGCGCGCCGAGGAACTCGCCCGACTGCGCGCCTACATCGGACTGCCCACGGCGCTCCAGGACGAGTTCACCCGGGCGGTCGGCACCGGCACGAAGCGGCCGGTGCTGGTCCACGGGCTGGGCGGCGTCGGCAAGAGCACCCTGCTCGCGACGTTCCTCCGGGACAGCCTGCGCGACTTCCCCACCACGTTCCCCTTCGCGTACGTCGACTTCGCCAGGCCCACCCTCTCGGCCCACGAACCGGCCACCCTGATCGCGGAGATGGCCCGGCAGCTCAGCGTCCAGTACCCCGAGCACCGCCCCGATTTCGACGCCCTGGCGCATGCGTGCGAGGAGACCGTCGGCCTCCACCGCGCCGAAGAGGGCACGGTCGACGAGCTCTACGAGCTCGCCACCACCAGGGCCACGATGGCGCGGCTCTCCCAGTCGGGGGTGCACGCCCTGGCCTCGGCGCGCGAGGGCATGCTGGCGGCGCAGCTCGCGACACTCGTCGTCCAGGCAGTGGGAGTGCCCGCGGAGGATCAGCCACCCCTGGTTCTCGTGATCGACTCCTTCGAGGAGGCCCAGTACAGCGGCTCCCCGGAGCTCGGCCGCATGTGGGGTCTCTGGTCGGCGCTCCAGAAGGTGCACCCCCGGCTGCGGACCGTCGTCGCGGGGCGGCTGCTGAAGAAGCATCCGGCCCGAGTGGTGGAGCCCCTGACCATCGAGCTGACCGACCTCGGCCCGGAGGCCTCCGTGGCCCTCCTGGTCTCCTCCGGGGTGACCGACGAACGGCTTGCCCAGGAGCTGGCCGACCGCGTGGGCGGGAATCCCCTGAGCCTGAAGCTGGCGGCGCGGGCAGCCGAGCAGGAGGGCGACCGGGCCGAATCGCTGAACGAACTGATCGACAGCCTGCCCCGGCGGCGCCGCCACTTCTACCGCAAGGTCGACCAGATGCTCATCCAGGGGACCCTCTACGAGCGGATCCTGAGGCGCATCGGGGACCCGGACGTCCGCGCTCTGGCGCAGGCCGGAATGGCACTGCGGACCATCACCCCCGGACTGGTCCGGGAAGTCCTCGCCGGTCCGTGCGGACTGACGGTGGACTCCGACTTGGAGGCGGAGCGCCTCTTCGAGCTGTTCTCCCGGCTCGACCAGGTGGAATCCGCCGGCCCCGGGACCGTACGCCACCGGGCCGATCTGCGGGCCATCATGCTGCGGCTGGCCGACCGCGCCCGTGCGGACGTGATGCGGGCGGTCGGGCAGCGCGCCGTCGGGTACTACGCGGCACTCGAAGGCCTGGAGCCGCGGGCCGAGGAGATCTACCACCGGCTGCGGTTGAACGAGAACCCGCGCGATGTGGAGTCGCGCTGGCTGCCCGGTGTCGAGCGGTTCCTGGTCGGGGCCGACGAGGACATGGCGGGGCGGTCCGCCGCGTACCTCGCCGGGCGCTTCGGCGGCCACACCCCGGACGAGGTGATGGCGGAGGCGGACCAGGAGGACTGGGAGCGCATCGCCGCCCGCGAGGTCGAGGACCTGCTGTCGCAGGGGTACACCGAAGCGGCCGCCGCCCGGATCGAGGGGCGGCGCCCGTGGACCTCGGGCAGCCCCTTGCACCCGCTGTGGGTCGAGATCCTGGACCGGCTGGGCCGTCGTACGGAAGCCCGGGCGGCCGCCGACGCGGCCGTGGAGCGCGCCGATGCGGACGGCTTCCCCGCACTGCAGCTGGAGCTGCTGCTCGTCTCGGCCCGGCTGGCCGAGGCGGACGGCGACCTCGCCGAGGCGGACGACGACCTCGCCGAGGCAGAGGAGGTCGCCACGGGCCTGGGCAAGGACTTCGAGGCGCTGGGCGCCCTGCTGACCCGTGCGCAGCTGGCGTCCCGCACCGAGGAACACGGTCAGGAGGCCGGGAGCAGGCTCGCCGAGCGACTGCGGCGGCTGCCCGACGCGGAGCTCGTCCGGCAGCCCGCCCTGGTGCGTGCCGCGGTCGCCGAGGTCTCGCGCGACCACCCGCGGATCCTGGAGCACGCCCTCGACGTCGTGGGTCTGCCCGAGACCGAGGACGGGGTCCTGGACGTACTCGGCCAGGCGATCGCCCGGGTGGTGGCCGATCGGCCCGAGCTGCGGGCCTCGCTGCTCCGCCTTCTGGAGGACTCCGCCGGCTCGCCCGACCGTTCGGCTGCCGTCCTTCGGTCCGCGACCGGGGTCACCCACCAGGAGGTGCCGGGCATGCTGCGCGAGGCGCGCCGACTCGGCACGCTCGACCGGCTCGCCAGCGGCCTCCTGTCCCTCGACGACCGGAGCGGCGAGCTCGCCTCGGGCGTCGCGGCGGCGATGGGCGCCGGCGCCGCCGGCCCGGCGGTACGCACGGGCACGGGGCCGGTCGCCTCGGAGCCGGGCGAGGCGGACCCCTCAGCGGAGAGCCCAGCCGAAGGGAACGGCCACCTAGCGGCCTGA